GCCCTGATTATCCGGACCTCATTTTCCGCCTCGACGATAGACTTGTCGGCACGTGCTTCCGCCAGCTTGGCCGCTTCCCGCTTGTCGGCTTCCACGATCTCTGCCTGAGATATGATGTATGCCGTGCTCTGCCGGCCGATCGCGTCCAGGTATCCTCGATCGTCCTCGACGCTCTGGATCTTCAACGTGTCCAGCTGAAGTCCGAGCGCGCTGAGATCGTTGTCGGCTTCCTCGAGAAGGACCTTGGCAAACTTGAGCCGATCCTCATTGACCTCCTCAGGCGTGAGCGACGCCACGACCCCGCGAAGGTTACCCTCCAACGTCTCCTTTGCGATCGTCTGGATCTCGTCGAGTGACTTTCCCAGCAGACGTTCGACAGCGTTGTTCAATTCCGCCTCGTTTGACGCAATCTTTACGTTCGCGATCGCCCGCACAGTCAACGGAATTCCACCCTTGCTATACGAATTCATTACGGTTAGGTCGATCGGAATCGTGTTGAGGAGCAGCCGATCAACCTTCTCAATAATCGGGATCCGGAAGCCCCGACCGCCCTGAATGACACGATATCCTACCTCAGACCCGTCTCCCAGAAGCCTCCTCCGACCGCTGAAAATGAGGACCTCGTTCGGCGGACAGATCTTCAGATTTGCTCGAATGATTCCGAGCACCGCCAGTATTCCCAGAATCAGGACAATGGGGACAACAAGGACTTCCATGATTTATTAGCCTGTACTTATTTCAGAGATGAAGTGTAATCGTCAATTTGGCTTGACGACCTCAGCCACAGATCCCGCCATTCGAACGACGACAACGTCTTCTCCTGGTTCGAATGTGGACAGGCTTTCGTCGTCGAACGACCTCGCCACGAGCTGCAGCCGCTTGCCCTTTGAGATCAACGTGATCTTGCCCTTTTCGCCACCCTCAAACGGTATGAGGACCTGCCCGGTCGTACCGCGGATATCACGGGACGTCTGGGTACTCGACACGGTACGATATCCGAACGTCTTGATGACCCAGTTTCCGCCCAGCCCTATCGCAAGTCCCGTCATGATGGAAGCGACCAACGTCCAGACGACGGATGCATCCATCCACGTCAGCAGCGTTCCCGTCAGTCCGAAGAACGCCGCGAAGAGAAAGAGCGCCCGGACGGAGAACAGATCCACGAGGCCCGGTCCGCTTCCAATGCCGCCGTCGATGTCAAGATCATGGTCCGCGTCAAGCTCGAAGTCATGATCGGCGTCGAAATCGAAGTCGTGGTCGACCTCGAAGTCGAAGTCCGAGTCCGCATCGAAATCAAAGTCTGAGTCCGCATCGACATCCGTATCCGTCTCTCCACCACCAAAGATGGACAGCAGCACGAAGAAGCCTCCGACGATCAGGCTGATGAGGTATACGGTATCCATTGATTGCGCCGTTCCGGAATGAGGGTGATCTGGGCGGCGATAGGCCGTTACAGACTACGTCGATCTTAGACAAAAGTTAGTGGCATAACAACCCCCGCGTGCTATCGGGGAAAGACCCACACCAGGTATGACATTATGCTGTCACATAGGGGTCGGATATTTGGGACACGCAAGAATCACAATAGACGAAGACGGGGTTGGCGCCATGACAAACACAACGAACCTGAGGCGGTTGCAGCATTACTTCTCAAACGCCGACATCGACTGGAAGCCGGTCAAATACACGAAGGACCGGCGTCGCGCCATGGCCGTGCCGTATATCACCAATCGCGCGATCATGGATCGTCTGGATCTTGTGTGTGGTCCGGAGAACTGGTGCAACCAGTTCAAACAGGGTCCTGATGGCGGAGTGCTTTGCGGGCTTTCAATCCGTGTTGGAGAACAGTGGATCACCAAGTGGGACGGAGCCAGCAACACGGATATCGAGGCGGTAAAGGGTGGTTTGACCAGCAGCATGCGGCGGGCGGCGGTCCAGTGGGGCATCGGGCGCTACCTGTATCGATTGCCGGCGCAGTGGGTATCGCTCGACGAGAAGGGTCGATTCCTTCAGCACCCGAGCATGCCTCCGTCCTTTCATCCGGCATACTCCGGAGATGACAGCGAGACACCATCACTACGCCCAATGGAAGCCGGGGCACGGAAAAGCATGCCGCGACCAACTCACGTGCGACCCGTTGCACGAGCAGCTAACGCTTGACGCCCCGTCCCTCTTCTCCGAACATGAAGAGGAGCGGGCGCCAGACACGGCGAGCCCAGAAGCGCTCGTTATGTTGAGCGCCAGCAGCCGTGATCCACATAAGGTTCTCGTTGTCCTGAAACCCACGATGGCGAAGTACCGGAAGCATCCTGTCAATGCCAGTCTGCAGCCGCGAATCGAGCTGATCGTCACCGTTGTCGATGTAAAGCGACAGACCCATCAGATCCCAGTCCGCGCGGTTCTCGACCTCTCGTGGAAGAGTATTGGGGAAGTACGGCGACAGGCACGCCGCTTTCGAGAAAATGTGCGGATAGTGCCACAGCGCAAGGAAGGAGATTGTCCCACCCATCGAAGCGCCCATGATTCCGGTGTGTTCTCTCTCTGAAAGCGTTCGGTACGCTGCGTCAATCTTCGGCTTCAGGGTATTCACCAGGAAGTCGAGGTACGCGAGTCCGGCATCGGTCGCGCCGTACTCGTCAGACCTCGCCGGCGTGTTGTACACACCCACAACGATCACGGCCTCCATTTCACCGAGGCTGCTCAGAGAGTCGATGTTCTCGTCGACCTGCCAGTCGACACCAGCGTACGAAGTCAGGGGGTCAACAATATTCTGACCATCATGCATGTACAGCACGGGATACCGCCTCGAAACGTCGCTCTTGTAACCGGGCGGCAACCAGATGATCGCATCCCGTGTCGGGATTCCGTCGCCCTCGAGTTCTCGCAGATACTCAACATCTCCGGTTATCTGTCCTTGCACAGCGCCGGCTACATCTTTCCACCCGAACACATTGATGACTACGGTGGTGTCGCCGGTCAATGTGATCGCATGGTTGGCGGGGACCGACCCATCTTCCAGAACGGCCTCCGTGATCCATTCACCGCGCGTGATCTTGAATTCAATTGTTGAATCGCGCTCAAGTGAAAGAACCGCTTTCCAGGTGGTCGAGTCCTCCGGGGACAGCGCCATTCCGTCGGGCCGCCACGAGCGAAGCAAATCGATATTGCCGGCAACGTATACGGTGTCGCCGAATGGAACACCGGACGGAGTCCGGACGATGAGTGTCAGTCTTGGATCTGGAACGGGGCCGCAAGCGGCCGCGATGATCACGAGTGCGATTAGAAGACCGCGTGGATTAGTCAGGCTCATGCTACGTCGACGTTTGCTCTCGAATGTTTGCCGGCCACATCTAGGAACGAAGACTATGTGGTCCGGTTCGACACAAGATATTCCGTCCCCGCCCCCAGCCCGAAACGACGACGCCTGATGCACGACCGGATCATCATTCGAGGTGCCCGCGAGCACAATCTGAAGGATATCGATCTCGACATCCCGCGGAATAAGCTCGTGGTGATTACAGGCCTCTCGGGTTCCGGCAAGTCAAGCCTTGCGTTTGACACGATATACGCCGAAGGCCAGCGGCGCTATATGGAAAGTCTCAGTGCATACGCACGGCAGTTTCTCGGAATGATGGAGCGGCCCGATGTGGACCATATCGACGGTCTGTCTCCCGTAATCGCGAT
This DNA window, taken from Rhodothermales bacterium, encodes the following:
- a CDS encoding flotillin family protein, with translation MEVLVVPIVLILGILAVLGIIRANLKICPPNEVLIFSGRRRLLGDGSEVGYRVIQGGRGFRIPIIEKVDRLLLNTIPIDLTVMNSYSKGGIPLTVRAIANVKIASNEAELNNAVERLLGKSLDEIQTIAKETLEGNLRGVVASLTPEEVNEDRLKFAKVLLEEADNDLSALGLQLDTLKIQSVEDDRGYLDAIGRQSTAYIISQAEIVEADKREAAKLAEARADKSIVEAENEVRIIRAQLGAKAEAEEAKISVAAQVSEAKAKQELAEEEIMLAEKEQRARVIVAAEAERQAKEEIAIGDAARILEDGKAEVAVLKQKLELWVDAGQDAERLFLIQMLPDILKQVVKTVDNLKIDKITVVDSGQGAPGTGVPAVFSQIAGATPALLESLKASTGVDIAGMLQRAGDLRLPDQEADD
- a CDS encoding NfeD family protein, encoding MDTVYLISLIVGGFFVLLSIFGGGETDTDVDADSDFDFDADSDFDFEVDHDFDFDADHDFELDADHDLDIDGGIGSGPGLVDLFSVRALFLFAAFFGLTGTLLTWMDASVVWTLVASIMTGLAIGLGGNWVIKTFGYRTVSSTQTSRDIRGTTGQVLIPFEGGEKGKITLISKGKRLQLVARSFDDESLSTFEPGEDVVVVRMAGSVAEVVKPN
- a CDS encoding DNA repair protein Rad52 is translated as MTNTTNLRRLQHYFSNADIDWKPVKYTKDRRRAMAVPYITNRAIMDRLDLVCGPENWCNQFKQGPDGGVLCGLSIRVGEQWITKWDGASNTDIEAVKGGLTSSMRRAAVQWGIGRYLYRLPAQWVSLDEKGRFLQHPSMPPSFHPAYSGDDSETPSLRPMEAGARKSMPRPTHVRPVARAANA
- a CDS encoding histidine kinase, with protein sequence MSLTNPRGLLIALVIIAAACGPVPDPRLTLIVRTPSGVPFGDTVYVAGNIDLLRSWRPDGMALSPEDSTTWKAVLSLERDSTIEFKITRGEWITEAVLEDGSVPANHAITLTGDTTVVINVFGWKDVAGAVQGQITGDVEYLRELEGDGIPTRDAIIWLPPGYKSDVSRRYPVLYMHDGQNIVDPLTSYAGVDWQVDENIDSLSSLGEMEAVIVVGVYNTPARSDEYGATDAGLAYLDFLVNTLKPKIDAAYRTLSEREHTGIMGASMGGTISFLALWHYPHIFSKAACLSPYFPNTLPREVENRADWDLMGLSLYIDNGDDQLDSRLQTGIDRMLPVLRHRGFQDNENLMWITAAGAQHNERFWARRVWRPLLFMFGEEGRGVKR